The genome window TCAGCTGGCTTGCCCCGACCGAGTCGTACCACCCGACCGAGCGGGGGCAGTCCCAGGCCTACCTCCCCGCCCTGAACCGCACCGCCTGAACCTCGGTCGCATCACGCCGTACTCCGCACGCCGCGGTGATCGCCCAGAAGGTCGTCGCGGCGAGGATCTCGACGCCGGCCGCGAGTGCCGAGGTGCCCGGGGGGGCCAGGTGGCGGCGGACCCGGCAAGTGCCGCGCCGAGGGCGAATCCGGTGAGCTTCAGGCCGGCTCCCAGGGTGAAGACCTGCCCGCGCAGGTCTTCTGGGGTCTCCTGGTGGCGCACTGCGAACAGGGCGGTGAGCCCTGCCTCTTCACCGGCTCCGGCCAGCAGGACGGCGGCGAGGAGTGCGGCCGGTCCCCCCGTCGCGGCCAGTAGCAGCGCGGCGGCCTGGACGAGGGCGCCGGCCCACAGGACGGCGTCCGGCGCGCGAGAACGCGGAAACCGCGCGAGTGCGGCGTTGGCCGTCAGGGCGGAGACGGCCGCGCAGGCGAGCAGCATCGTGCCCTGGCCCGCACCGCCGAGGACGCGTTCACCGAGGAGCGGAAGACAGACCGTCAGCGTGCCTTGTCCCAGGCAGGAGACGACCGAGGTGAGGGTTGCACGGGCCGGGCGGGGGGCGCGGACGACGAACCGCACTCCGGCCAGGAGGTCGCGGACGACGGAAGGCCGCCTCGAAGCCCTGCGCCTGCCGACCGCTCACGGGCAGCCTCCACGCGGCCGGTACGGCCAGGGCCATGAGCACCGACGAGACGGCCACCGAGGCCGACGCTCCGAACACCTGTGCGGCGCCGCCGGTCGGGGCGGGACCGAGCAGGCCGGCCAGGCCGAAGGTAATCGCATCGAGCGCGTTGGCCCGCAAGAGGTTGTCGCCTGGCACCGCTCGGGGCAGTTGAGCCGTCCAGCCGCCCGACAGTGCCGGTCCCGGAAGACCCGTCAGCACGGCGATCAGCACACAGACGACGAGCGGAAGACGGCCGATCCCCGCCAGGAGCAGGGTCGACCCGCCACTCCGTCCTCACCACGGCGCGGCGCACCGCCGCCCTCGTCAACGTCCTCGCCGACGAGGTGACCGACCCCGCCGAAGTCGCCGCGGTACTGCGCGACTTCGGCGAGACGGGCCCCATCGACCTCACTCCTCAGGACGTCGCCCAGATGCGGGCGGCGGCCGCGCTGCTGCGGCAGGTCTTCGCCGCCGACCGGGTCGACGAGGCGGCCGGGGCCCTCAACGGCCTCCTGCGACGGCACACCGGACCGGTCCGCCTCACGTCGCACGGGGGTGGCGCCCCCTGGCACCCCCACCTCGACCATGACGACGACGCCCCGTGGGCCGAATGGCTCCTCGCCTCGTCCTGCATGGCCCTCACCGTGCTGGTCTGGGACCACCAACGCCCGCCCGGCAGGATCTGCGCGTCATCCGGCTGCCGGAACGTCTTCATCACACAGGGCAGCGGTCCGGAGCGCCGCTACTGCTCGCGCCGCTGCGCGACCCGCGAACGGGTAGCAGCGCACCGGCGCTCCCAGCCCGCCGCCGCGCGGAGGGCGCAGTACGGAGATGACGCGACCGCGAATGACGCAAAACTGGGTAAATCCACCTGAATGGGGGAACTGGTGTATGTAAGGAAAAAATCAATCCTCCTGGAGAGGTACAGCGATGTCGTATCCGCAGCAGTCCGGAATGGGCGCGCATCCCGATGTAGCGGAGATGCGGGAACGGCTCGAGCGCACCGCGGCCAGCGGCCCGGCCATCGCCGTTGAGGGGGCGATACTCCTGGCGGGTGTCTACGCCGCGATATCGCCCTGGGTCGTGCACTTTTCCGGTACGCCCTTCATCACCGTCAACAACCTGATCGTCGGCCTCACCGTCGGCCTGATCGGGCTCTGTATGACGCTGGTGCCGGAGCGCATGCTCCGCCTGGCGTGGGTGGTTGCCCCGCTCGGTGTGTGGCTCATCATCTCGCCCTGGGTGGTCACCGCCACGCACAGCGCGCGGGCCGGCATCATCGCGAACAACGTCGCGGTGGGTGCGGTGACGGCTGCGCTGGGCCTGGCAGCCATGGGCCTGACCATCGGTGTCGCGCGCCGCGGGCCTCAGTGAGACGGCGGCACGGCAAGCCGATGGGGAGCGTGCCGGGCGCAGGTGACTCGTGCACACCGGCACGCTTCGGGGCGTCTGGGCCCACGGCGCACGACGGACGGTCCGGTCGCTGCCCGCCGGGGCCCCTCACACGGGTGAGGCGTCGCACAGCTCCATCACCCGCGTCAGGACGTCCGCGCGGAACAGCGTGCGGGCGTGAGCGACGCGGAGGTCCCGGTCGGGACCGGGGGTCGCGAGGCGGTTGAGCGCAACGAGCAGCTCGGACTCCGTCTCGGCCACCTCCGTCAGGCCGAGCGCGGCCATCCGGTGGACGCCTTCCTCACCGTGGCCCGGCAGGGGGCGGTATCCCACCACCGGCAGGCCCGCGGCAAGGGCCTGTACAGCGGTCTGGCCTGCGGCGTTGTCCACCAGGGCGCCGGCCGCAGGCATCAGGTCGGGCATGTCGGCGACCCAGCCGAGCGCGAGAACGCCCGGGATCTCGGCGAGGCGCTCGCGGAGCACGTCGTTGCGGCCGCACAGCACGACCGGGAGAAAGCCCTGTGCGGCCAGCAGTCCGGCGGTGGCGGAGAGATGTGAGCCCGCTCCCCAGGCGCCCGCGGAGAGGATCACCGGGGGCCGGCCCGGAGCGAACCGGGCGAAGCGGCTGGACCACTGCGCGGCAGCCGGACCCGGGGTGAGGAACTCGGGGGCGACGGCCGGCCCGGTCGTCTCGGCGGGGACGGCGATGTCCTCGCGTACCTCACGGGCAGCCTCGTCGGTGAGGCAGAAGTAGCGGTCGTTGCCCGGATGGAGCCACTGCCGGTGCACCGCGAAGTCGATCAGGAACACGGCGCTCGGCACCCGCAGCCGGCCCCGGGACCTGAGGTGGCCGGTCAGTTGTGCCGCCAGGTGGAAAACGGGGAGGACGACATCCGCGCCCGTACGGTCCACGAGGTCCGTCAGGCGGCTGCCCGCGAGGCGGGCCAGGGGGACGCCGCTGGGGCGGCGGCCGGGGCCCCGACGCAGGAACGTGCGGTAGAGGAAGGCGTACGCCCACGGGAAGTGCCGAACCGAGGACTGGTAGAAGCGGCGCAGACCCGTGCCCAGGCCGTACGGCAGGAGGGCGAGGACGTCGACGACGTCCGCCTGGTGGCCGCGCTCCCGTGCGCGCCTCGCGAGTTCCCCGGCGACCGTGTCGTGCCCGGCTCCCATGCTCGCGCTCACGATCAGGATCCGCCGGGAGCCCTCAGGGGACGGGTCTGGGGCCGCAGAGGCGGTGAACGGTCCCGTCGAACGGGCTACTTCGTCCGCCGGGCGGCGGGCAGGGGTCATGGCCGCTCGCGTCGCTCGCCGTCGAGGTACGGGGGAAAATGCACGCACTGGTACTGATTGTCCCTGGCCGCACTTTCCAAACACGCACCTGTTGCGGGTTTCGGGGTGTGGCGAGCGGGATACTCACCGTCCGCTTCGTCCGCTTCAACCCTCTCAGCGCAGGAGTGCTCGAAGCTCAGGAGCACCCGACCAAAAGCCGTCGCCACCCGTCCGTCCGTCCGGTGTTCGCCGTCGCAGCCGAGCCGAGGTCGCCGCCATGTCCCATGCTCCCTCACCTCCTCGATCAGTCCCCGCCCTCTCCGAGGACGCTCCGTCGCCCGCCGCGGGCGCCGCGTCCCGACACACCGGTGGCCGGGGGGCCCACCCGGGCACGGCACTGGTGACCGGCGCGTCCTCCGGCATCGGGGCCGCCGTCGCGCGCCGGCTGGCCGCCGAGGGCGGCTGGCGACTGGTGCTGAACGGGCGGGACGCGACCCGCCTCGCGCAGGTCGCCGAACGGGCAGCGGCGACCGGTTACCCGGCGGATCTCACCCGCCCCGGAGCCGGCCGGCAGCTGACCGAGTTCACCCTCGAGCGGATGGGCCGCGTCGACCTGCTGGTGGCGTGCGCCGGGATCGGCTGGGCCGGCGAGTTCAGCAGCATGCCCCCACGCGCCATCGACGAGGTGATCGACGTCGATCTGCTCGCCACTCTGCATCTGGTACGGCAGCTCGTCCCCCACATGGTCCAAGCGGGCTCCGGGCGTGTGGTGATCGTCGGATCGCTGGCGGGCGCGGTCGGCGTGCGAGGTGAAGCCGTCTACTCCGCGGCCAAGGCGGCGCTGGCGGCTTTCGCCGACGCCCTGCGCTACGAACTGCGCGGCACCGGGGTGCGGGTCAGCCTCGTGGTCCCCGGCGTGGTGGACACCCCCTTCTTCGAGCGCCGGGGTGCGCCCTACCGCAGGTCCCGGCCGAGGCCGGTGCCGCCCGAGCGGGTGGCGGACGCCGTCTGGTGCGCGGTGAGCCGGGGCCGGGACGAGGTGTACGTGCCCCGCTGGCTGCGGCTGCCCGCCCGGATCCGTGGTGCGGCGCCCTGCCTGTACCGGCGGCTCGCCGCCACGTTCGGATGAGCGGCGGGTGAGCGCTCTCACCGTCGTACTCGCGCTGCTCACGGCGCTGTCCAACGCATCGGCCTCCGTGCTGCAACGACGTGCGGCGACGGACGAACCCGGGGGCGGCCGCGGGGTGCGACAGGCGGTGCGCTGGCTCGGTCATGTACTGCGGCGGCCGTACTGGCTGGCGGGGACCGGGCTGCTGGCGCTGTCGACCGTGTTCCAGGCGGCCGCGCTGGCCGTGGGCAGCCTGGCCGTCGTACAGCCCCTGCTGGCCACCGAGTTGCTGTTCACCCTGGCCGTCGGCGGCCTCGTCTTCCGCGCTCCCCCGAGTCGGCGCACCTGGCTGGCCTTCACCGCCCTCGCCGCCGGCCTGGCGCTGTTCCTGGGCGTCGCAGCGCCCTCCCCGGCCGGACCACGGCCCTGCCGGGGCGCTGGCTTCCGGCGGGGGTGGCCGTGGTGTGCGCCGTGGTGGCTCTTGTCGTCTCGGCCCGTGCGGTGCGGGGGGCGCCGCGGGCCGCGCTCCTGGGGCTTGCGAGCGCGGTGTCGTTCGCCGCCACGGCAGCGCTGCTGAAGGAGGTCATGGGACGGCTCCCGCAGGGCGTGGGGGCCGTGCTGACGCAGTGGCCGCCGTACGTGACGGCGCTGATCGGCGTGGTCAGCTTCTTGCTGTTGCAGAGCGCGTTCCGGGCCGGGTCGCTGACGGCGTCGCAGCCGGCTCTGACCCTCGGGGACGCGATGGTCAGTGTGGCGCTGGGATCGGCGCTTTTCGACGAGCAGATCGCGCTCGGGGTGCGGGTGCTGCCCGAGGTGCTCGGCTTCGCGCTCATCGGTGCGGGCAGTATCGGACTGGCGGGCGCCCCGTGGGCCGGCGGCGCCTGGGACACGGCACCGAACGGCCGGGACGGTCCGGGTCCCGAGGCCCGGGAGCGGGCGCCGGGGAGGCCTTCGGCCGGTGGACCGGACCGCGACCGGCCGGGCCTGTGACGACGATTCCGGTCCACGGCGGTCTCGATCCGTGCCAGTCCCGATCCACGCCGACCCCGCTCCATGACGGTCCCGCCCCGACGACGCCCCGTCCCCACGACGGCCCGGCACCCGGCGAAGCCCCGGGTTCCTGAAGACAAGGAGGCAGTTGCCCTATGACTCGTCCTCACGGTCCCTCCGCCGGCGGACGCGCGGCGGCTCTCCTGGCGCCGGTCGCGACGGTCGCGGCCGTGCACATCGGCCCCGCCGCCACCTGGCTGCCCGGCCTGCGGCGCCGCTTCCTCCCCGGGCTCGCCGGGGTGGGTCGCCCCGACCACATCGCGCTCACCTTCGACGACGGGCCCGATCCCGGCTCCACGCCGCACTTCCTCGACGCGCTGGACGACCTCGGCGTCCGGGCGACGTTCTTCGTGCTGGGCGAGAACGTGGTGCGCTACCCGGCGGTGGCGCGGGAGATCGCGGAGCGCGGGCATGAGCTCGCCGTGCACGGCTGGAGCCACGACCGGCCCTGGCTGCCGTCCCCCGCCCGCGACACGGCGGACCTGGTCCGGACGGTGGACACGGTCCACGACGCGGCGGGCCGCCGCCCCGGTGGTACCGGCCGCCGTACGGGATCCTCACGTCGGGACGCTGGGCGGCGGCCCGGCGGGTCGGCCTGCGGCCGGTGCTGTGGACGGCCTGGGGCAAGGACTGGACGGCCGACGCCACGCCCGCGTCCGTACGCGCCACGGCCGGTGCGGAGTTGCGGGGTGGCGGCACCCTTCTGCTGCACGACTCGGACCATGCCGCGGCGGTCGGCTGCTGGCGTGCCACGCTCGGGGCGCTGCCCGGCATCGTGGACGACTGCCGGGAGGCGGGACTGTCGGTCGGGCCGCTGGGCGAGCACGGTGTGGAAGCCGACGCGGAGGAGACCGCGGCGCGGGAGGCGGCGGGGGCGGCCGCGGCGCCTGACATCCGCCGAGGAAGGAACCGGACCGCGGTCGCGATCGGGCGGTCACCGGGGT of Streptomyces cynarae contains these proteins:
- a CDS encoding CGNR zinc finger domain-containing protein, whose product is MPVPEDPSARRSAHRRRAEDGRSPPGAGSTRHSVLTTARRTAALVNVLADEVTDPAEVAAVLRDFGETGPIDLTPQDVAQMRAAAALLRQVFAADRVDEAAGALNGLLRRHTGPVRLTSHGGGAPWHPHLDHDDDAPWAEWLLASSCMALTVLVWDHQRPPGRICASSGCRNVFITQGSGPERRYCSRRCATRERVAAHRRSQPAAARRAQYGDDATANDAKLGKST
- a CDS encoding SPW repeat protein, translating into MSYPQQSGMGAHPDVAEMRERLERTAASGPAIAVEGAILLAGVYAAISPWVVHFSGTPFITVNNLIVGLTVGLIGLCMTLVPERMLRLAWVVAPLGVWLIISPWVVTATHSARAGIIANNVAVGAVTAALGLAAMGLTIGVARRGPQ
- a CDS encoding MGDG synthase family glycosyltransferase; the protein is MGAGHDTVAGELARRARERGHQADVVDVLALLPYGLGTGLRRFYQSSVRHFPWAYAFLYRTFLRRGPGRRPSGVPLARLAGSRLTDLVDRTGADVVLPVFHLAAQLTGHLRSRGRLRVPSAVFLIDFAVHRQWLHPGNDRYFCLTDEAAREVREDIAVPAETTGPAVAPEFLTPGPAAAQWSSRFARFAPGRPPVILSAGAWGAGSHLSATAGLLAAQGFLPVVLCGRNDVLRERLAEIPGVLALGWVADMPDLMPAAGALVDNAAGQTAVQALAAGLPVVGYRPLPGHGEEGVHRMAALGLTEVAETESELLVALNRLATPGPDRDLRVAHARTLFRADVLTRVMELCDASPV
- a CDS encoding SDR family NAD(P)-dependent oxidoreductase, with amino-acid sequence MSHAPSPPRSVPALSEDAPSPAAGAASRHTGGRGAHPGTALVTGASSGIGAAVARRLAAEGGWRLVLNGRDATRLAQVAERAAATGYPADLTRPGAGRQLTEFTLERMGRVDLLVACAGIGWAGEFSSMPPRAIDEVIDVDLLATLHLVRQLVPHMVQAGSGRVVIVGSLAGAVGVRGEAVYSAAKAALAAFADALRYELRGTGVRVSLVVPGVVDTPFFERRGAPYRRSRPRPVPPERVADAVWCAVSRGRDEVYVPRWLRLPARIRGAAPCLYRRLAATFG